In Antricoccus suffuscus, the following are encoded in one genomic region:
- a CDS encoding NIPSNAP family protein: MKFELRTYRASDGKMPALLARFTDHTLAIFARHGMHSVGYWLREDDPSVLVYLLWHEGDPAKNWSDFKVDPDWVAARSASEVDGSLTASIEATFLDPVEALAVGDLPTK; this comes from the coding sequence GTGAAGTTTGAGCTCCGGACCTACCGTGCATCCGACGGCAAGATGCCCGCCCTGCTGGCGCGGTTCACCGACCACACGCTGGCTATCTTTGCGCGGCACGGAATGCATAGCGTTGGCTACTGGTTGCGCGAGGACGACCCGTCGGTGCTGGTCTATCTTCTTTGGCACGAAGGCGATCCGGCCAAGAATTGGTCCGACTTCAAAGTCGATCCGGACTGGGTGGCTGCGAGGTCGGCTTCCGAGGTCGACGGCTCGTTGACGGCCTCGATTGAGGCAACCTTCCTCGATCCTGTCGAGGCACTCGCCGTCGGCGACCTCCCGACGAAGTAG
- a CDS encoding dihydrofolate reductase family protein, producing the protein MAKLIFSAITSLDGFIEDSTGNFDWSMPDEEVHTYVNDLERSVGTYLYGRRMYEVMVAWETFEDADLAPFAVDYARIWRAADKIVYSSTLQAASSANTRITRTFDLSAVQKLKDTAQRDISVGGPNLASQALKAGLVDECHLLLSPISVGAGKPALPNDFRAEFELLDVRRFGNGVVHLHYRTRT; encoded by the coding sequence ATGGCCAAACTGATCTTCAGCGCGATCACGTCGCTCGACGGATTCATCGAAGACTCAACCGGTAACTTCGACTGGAGTATGCCCGACGAAGAGGTACACACCTACGTCAACGACCTCGAACGCTCCGTCGGCACCTACCTCTATGGGCGGCGCATGTATGAGGTCATGGTCGCGTGGGAGACGTTCGAGGACGCCGACCTCGCACCGTTCGCGGTGGACTACGCGCGGATCTGGCGCGCCGCCGACAAGATCGTCTACTCGTCGACGCTGCAGGCGGCATCCAGTGCGAATACCAGGATCACGCGGACGTTCGACCTGTCCGCGGTTCAGAAGTTGAAAGACACGGCACAACGAGACATCAGCGTCGGAGGACCCAATTTAGCGAGTCAAGCCCTCAAGGCAGGGCTCGTCGACGAATGCCACCTGCTGCTGTCCCCTATCTCTGTTGGGGCAGGCAAACCAGCGCTGCCAAACGATTTCCGAGCCGAGTTCGAGTTGCTTGACGTACGCCGGTTTGGTAACGGCGTGGTCCACCTGCACTACCGGACGAGGACGTAG